The following coding sequences lie in one Alosa sapidissima isolate fAloSap1 chromosome 15, fAloSap1.pri, whole genome shotgun sequence genomic window:
- the fgf12b gene encoding fibroblast growth factor 12 isoform X1, with protein MAAAIASSLIRQKRQARETNNDRVATSKRRTSPSKDPRSVCARHIFGVFSKVRFCSGKKRPVRRKPEPQLKGIVTRLFSEQGFYLQMQPDGTINGSKDENSDYTLFNLIPVGLRVVAIQAVKTGLYVAMNGEGFLYTSDMFTPECKFKESVFENYYVIYSSTLYRQHESGRAWFLGLNKDGVVMKGNRVKKTKPCSHFVPRPIEVCMYKEPSLHEIEEKQRSRKDSGTPTMNGGEKVVSQDTTEQDGS; from the exons ATGGCTGCGGCGATAGCCAGCTCCCTGATCCGACAGAAACGCCAAGCACGGGAGACTAACAACGACCGTGTTGCTACCTCCAAGCGCCGTACCAGCCCGAGCAAAGACCCCCGGTCTGTGTGCGCAAGGCATATCTTCGGGGTTTTCAGCAAAGTTCGATTTTGCAGCGGAAAGAAAAGACCTGTTCGGCGGAAACCAG AGCCACAGCTGAAAGGCATTGTGACGCGACTGTTCAGCGAGCAGGGCTTCTACCTGCAGATGCAGCCCGATGGCACTATCAATGGGAGCAAAGACGAGAACAGTGACtaca CCCTGTTTAACCTCATCCCAGTGGGCCTGCGAGTGGTGGCCATTCAGGCGGTCAAGACCGGACTCTACGTGGCGATGAACGGAGAGGGCTTCCTCTACACCTCA gACATGTTCACGCCTGAGTGTAAGTTTAAGGAGTCCGTGTTTGAGAACTACTACGTCATCTACTCCTCCACGCTGTACCGGCAGCACGAGTCCGGCCGCGCCTGGTTCCTGGGCCTCAACAAGGATGGCGTGGTCATGAAGGGCAACCGTGTGAAGAAGACTAAGCCCTGCTCACACTTTGTGCCCAGACCTATCGAAG TGTGCATGTACAAAGAGCCGTCGCTGCATGAGATCGAGGAGAAGCAGCGCTCGCGGAAAGACTCAGGGACTCCCACCATGAACGGCGGCGAGAAGGTGGTGAGCCAGGACACTACAGAGCAGGACGGGTCATAG
- the fgf12b gene encoding fibroblast growth factor 12 isoform X4, translating into MENKDKAAEPQLKGIVTRLFSEQGFYLQMQPDGTINGSKDENSDYTLFNLIPVGLRVVAIQAVKTGLYVAMNGEGFLYTSDMFTPECKFKESVFENYYVIYSSTLYRQHESGRAWFLGLNKDGVVMKGNRVKKTKPCSHFVPRPIEVCMYKEPSLHEIEEKQRSRKDSGTPTMNGGEKVVSQDTTEQDGS; encoded by the exons AGCCACAGCTGAAAGGCATTGTGACGCGACTGTTCAGCGAGCAGGGCTTCTACCTGCAGATGCAGCCCGATGGCACTATCAATGGGAGCAAAGACGAGAACAGTGACtaca CCCTGTTTAACCTCATCCCAGTGGGCCTGCGAGTGGTGGCCATTCAGGCGGTCAAGACCGGACTCTACGTGGCGATGAACGGAGAGGGCTTCCTCTACACCTCA gACATGTTCACGCCTGAGTGTAAGTTTAAGGAGTCCGTGTTTGAGAACTACTACGTCATCTACTCCTCCACGCTGTACCGGCAGCACGAGTCCGGCCGCGCCTGGTTCCTGGGCCTCAACAAGGATGGCGTGGTCATGAAGGGCAACCGTGTGAAGAAGACTAAGCCCTGCTCACACTTTGTGCCCAGACCTATCGAAG TGTGCATGTACAAAGAGCCGTCGCTGCATGAGATCGAGGAGAAGCAGCGCTCGCGGAAAGACTCAGGGACTCCCACCATGAACGGCGGCGAGAAGGTGGTGAGCCAGGACACTACAGAGCAGGACGGGTCATAG